The nucleotide window GTACGGAAAAACTCCCGTTATCGACGTGAACGTGAACCGAAATATCCCCAAACGTAAACATCACCTGAAATGCTTTGATCGCACAGATGAGACCCAGCTCACTATAGTGAAGCACATCCTGAAGACCGTGTGTACAGATGTCACCAACATCCTGGTGAACTTCCTGGCAGCAGAACTCATGATGTCTGCAGAAAGCCCAAGCTCCATCACCAATGAGGTCAGCTCTCCCCGtgacaccctcctcaccctcgccATCCTAGCAGAGCTAGTTGGCGGTCTTGGCAAGGCTGTGGACACATTCTTATTCCATGTGTCTTTTCCCTGTAGGTTAGAGCGAAGATCCTGGGAAAGCTGCAAGAGGAAACCAGAGCACCTTTGATGAAGCTGCACAACTGCTTGAATGGCAAAGTGAGCACAACATTCAGTTGTGAAAGTTGCAGAATGCCCATGGATCTTTAAGTATTGACGAACAGTACTTGACATATCTACAGCTGAATGTACTTTcctctaatcaatgtatttttcccccctccctctagtCAGTTGAAGATTTTCTAACCAATTTAGAAACTTCTGCAGAGGTGTGTGGATTCATGCTGAAGAAAATAgacaagaaaaaagagaggtaaAACTGAACGCTGTGAGGAAATGTTATTCAGATCAAACGCATCCATACTTAAACAGATGTATCCCTCTTATCCTCCATGGCCGTGTCTGAGGCTCCGCTGTGTTGACTGTGtgcactctccccccctcagacAGGCTCTGTTCATGCACAGGCAGGCTCTGGTGGAGCAGCTGAAGGACTCGGACGACCCCGCCCTGGTGCTGCACCTGGCCAGCGTGCTCCTGTTCCAGGGCAGCACCAGCTGCATGCTGCACGCCCCCGGACGCTGCGTTCCCCAGATCATCGGGACCCTCACCGGACGCATACCTGACGTACGAACCCCCcgtcccgtctgtctgtctgtctgtctgagtagCAAACCTTCAGCTTCCGTAGCACCCAAGCATTTGgattgtgtttctgtttggtggTTTTGACGTTTTGGGTTTCCTTTGGTGTTGTGTTTCAGGAGCAGCAAAGGCTGCTGTCCAGATGTCAGGTGCTGGTGGTCAAGCAGCTGGTGGGCCAGGATCAGGGCCAGGGAGGTAGCCAGGGGGACCACCCAGAGGAGGGGGACGAGGCACAGGCTATCCAGAAGGAGTTGGTGGGGCTTGTGGCGGAAGTGAAAGATCTGGTCATCACTCCGAAAAAGACTGCCCCCACAGAGGAGTGACCGAACCTGTGTCGTGACAGAAATGTTGCAAATGAATGATCACGTTGAATCATTCAAAGGTTGTCTTAACAGAAAAAAATTGTTAACTGTTTTAACTGTTCTCTATAGGAAAAAATATATGAAAATATTACATGGTATCATTGAGAAATGTTAATGGCCCAGTCATTTAAAATGTCCTCTAAATTCCTTTGTGGGATGTTTCTTGTCATAATTAACATGAAAATCCTCAGTGAGGTAATAATGTCACTAAAgattaaataaaatgtttaaaaaaactgGACCCCATCAATGTGTCCATGCATCTGTTTTTTGTGGAATATTGACTGACAACAACTAGACGACAACTATATCATTATTTTTATGTTCTTGAGCATTACTTTAAATATCACTAGTGCCCTTCACAGGAGACAAGTAGGCTACTCATTACAAAAGATGATGCTTACCTGGCAGGGAATGGTTATTATAGGTATGTAacttccccatcccccccaacaATGAAAGTAAACTCTAAATAAAAAGTTACAAAATATTCAGGAAATAAAATAAACGATTTACGTTGCCTCATTACATAATCATCTCAACAGTGACGTTTCATCAAAAGGCTTGAACGTATTGTTCATCTCTGTTTCTGAACAATTGCCTGGAAGCTGTTTTTCTGTGGAGATAATTAACCGCACTGCCACACGAGTGGGTGGCCTATAATGTATACATTTCATACAGCCTCTTACTGCATCAACAGAGGACAAGGAGGTATACACAGGCACGTGCCTCACATTGCCATGGAAACTGTGAGATGGCACTGTCTGGAGCAGTCTTGTGAGAACCGTATTATTTATCTCCCCTCTACTAGTATATGGCCTCTTACTAGGCCTTAAAATCAATGTCTGATACCTGGACAAGCATGTAATGGGATATCGTTGTTACATCTACAGCAGAGTTTGGTTATTGGGGTCAATTTACTGTAGGTCTAGCCGCTGTCTGTAATGGACCCGCCTACAGTAAGTAGGAGAATGCATAGCCCATACTTATTTAACTTGATTGAAgcgtagtcagtacttcaacttttaccagtctttttaaacatgagtatctgtagcCTACTTCCACTTGTGTGAAATATACATTTCACTGTGTGTACGTTTGCCATCTCTGGCGTGTAGTTAGGTCTAGGCGTACTGTTCACCGGGGCTGCAGCACGAACGATTACAATGACCGTTGTCTATTTTGACTGAGGAACTGTTACCGTATTAAATGCACGTTTGTCTTTAAGAAGAAAACCCTCCAAACTCGATAATAGCACATCTACCGTCCTCACACCGCATCACTTGAGACACCCCCAAGTTGCTGTTGCTTAGTAATAATGTTCTAAGCTATGATTAAAGTGAGCTTCAAAGCCCTAGGCACGCTCATTAGTCACCGCAGGCAGAGTAATGAATTCCATAGAGGAAGCTGATTAAGAGCACCATCTTTTATATGCGCGAAGCTGAAAAGAATCACCGTAGCCCAACAGTGAATTCATTTGAGTTATCTTTATCTAAGTGGACCTGGTCAGGTTGCAAAACACCAGCAAGCCCAGTCTCTTTGAGGTTAAATTACGACCATCTAATAATCCACTGACCTTTCCCAGTCATCAGTTTAGGGTGATGTTGGAGCCAGTCTGCAACCTCAGTTGCTCTTGATGTCTCCCATGTGTCATCAGAGATTACCTCAGCTTTCATGTGTCTTTTAACATGACATAAAAATACAAAGCTTTGAAAGCTCATCTAATGACCTGTTTACTATCCATCCCAGTCAAATGCAAGCAGAATTCCAATCCAATATCCAAAACCTGTTTTGCACATCAAACAGAATAAACCTCCCAAAATAGTGCATCATCACCAGATATGACTACTAATAGTCTTCCTCCACCCTTTCCATATTCAACATGGTATTTTGTAACAGGTGTGACCAATGCAATATTAAAGCATGGGATTTTCTGAGGCAGAAAAGGCAGACTTATGGAAATTAGCTTACAGGGACATCATGCATTAATGCACACTGGAAATATGTCTTCCATGCACAGCCCCTCAGGGGAGAAAAACACAGGATGTTTTGTACCTCTGAGTTAAGACAAACCATTTGTGATCCAAATACTAATTAATGCTAAGCCTGtattggaaaaaaaacaaacacttggCTTAAACAAAACTGCCTCATTGTATGTAAAACTCGTACTGCCTCAAAATATTAAAACTTTGACAACTTCTTACAGTCAAAACAGTTAGGCAATAATGATTCAAGGACATAATttcaaaaagttttttttaaatacaaatcCAGAGAATTTTCACCATTCAAGTTATGCATATCAATCTGACCATGAAAATAATCGGTTTTCAAGGAGGGATATTTTATTAATGCTCTAAGAAACATTCATTATAATTGAGTCAGAATGTCCATGAGAAGACAGAAGTAAACCAAACATGAGTTAACATAACCAGAAGTAATCACACAAGACTGTTAAGGTAAGAAATGTCTACTTTTTATTACAGTTAAGTACAGTACACTGAAATTGCACGTTTTTCACCAGATATAGCAGCATTCTGACTGGCATAGACTAATTAATAGGCAcatacaaaacatttaaatagaAATACCAATGACAAAATGTACACTGGCTGTCTGAATGTGACAATATTCAAAACCACTTAAGCTGTTAATGTACATGCTTTGTAAACAAATTCTACACAGCAAAAATTGTACTGTTGTAGTCAAACAGCAATATCACAACTCATCTTGATTTGAAAGGCGAGCGAGAGCAGATGAAAAAAAAAGGCGAAATTATACTTTATTATCCTTTTTTTGGCAGTGAAGTGTATGTCTTCCTAGTCCAGTGTTAAACCACAGAGCGGTGCTCCCCACACACGTATACAGCGCTGGGCCGGATCCTCCTCTTAGTgtgccctggtaactgagggagAAACTTAAAGTACTTGGGCATCATATCAAGGCAGGCGTCGCGGAACTTCTTAATCCGCCAGTAGTAGATAAGAGGGTTGAGGGCCGACTTGAGGTAGCACAACCAAAGGAGCCACGTGCTAATTTCAAAGAAAGTGTCCTTCAGGTAGAAGCCGCTGCTGAATGTCGACACCAGGCTGTAAGCAGCAAACGGAGCCCAGCACACCGTAAACACAGAGAACAGGATGAGGATGGTGGTGAAGGCACGCGTCTTAAAGCTCATGTCTATCTTCATCTGGAAGGGCCTCTGCAGGCTCATCAGGCCCAACTTGCTGGCCTGGCTCAGGCAGATGCTGTCTGGGTGGCTGTGGATGCGGATCGCGTTGTGGCGGATAGTGTTCAGGATCCCCATGAAGGTGTACAGCATGACCATGAAGGGgatgaagaagaagaccagCATCAGGACCAGCACATAGGCGTGGTACCCTGGATGACTAGTGTAGCCAAACACGCACTGAGGGGCCCTGGATGGGATCTGAAGGGATGGATGACCTATGGCCAGAGGGAAggacaaacaaagagagagggtcCAGGTAATCACTATGAGCACCTTGGCCCTGTGAGGGCTCAGCTTGTCTTGTTTCTGGACTATTATAAGGAACCTGTCTATACTTATTATAAGCAGTATAGCCACACCCTCCATGACGAAGAGCCAGAAGAACATGGCCGACACCCTGCAGAAGACATCCCCGAAGATCCAGTGCGTGGTGATCACTGTGACCAGGGCGAAGGGCATGTTGAGGATGGCCAGCATCATGTCAGCGAAGGCCAGACTGGCCAACAGGATGTTGATGGCTGAGCGCATGGCAGAGCGCTGGTAGACCATCAGGCAGACCACCACGTTTCCCAGCAGGGCCACCAGCAAGATGGAGACGATGACGGTGCAGAAGAACACCTGGAGAGGCACGCTCACACCCTGCACTCTCTCCAGGGCCTCGGTGGTGGGTGTGACCGGCTGCAGAGGGGCTCCAGAGCCCAGAGAGACATTCTCCATGTCCTGCTGCCGGCCCTGGAGCAGCTGCTCTGAGAGGTTCAGCAGCCCCACTGTGACCCAGCAGCAGAGGCTAGCGTTGGTCTCCCTGGCCTCCACAGGGTGAATGATAGTGGAGTAGACCATTCTTCCCCCGGATGAGCAGGCATCATCACAAGAGCTCTCTCACCAAACATGCCTCAAGTGCAGGTTCTCCAAGCTGGACCAAGGAAGCCAGCATCTTCCTACGCATGAATGATCCTGAGGAGAAAGAAATTACGAAATCACCAAGAGATCTCAAAGAAACACACGTCTTTATTCCTTTGCACACCTCTTAagtgttttaaaatgtatttttgtttataATATATGCAATACAATTTgtcaaaatataaaaacatgtcTGCAGTCTTAAAATTCCATTATATA belongs to Osmerus mordax isolate fOsmMor3 chromosome 8, fOsmMor3.pri, whole genome shotgun sequence and includes:
- the gpr63 gene encoding probable G-protein coupled receptor 63; the protein is MVYSTIIHPVEARETNASLCCWVTVGLLNLSEQLLQGRQQDMENVSLGSGAPLQPVTPTTEALERVQGVSVPLQVFFCTVIVSILLVALLGNVVVCLMVYQRSAMRSAINILLASLAFADMMLAILNMPFALVTVITTHWIFGDVFCRVSAMFFWLFVMEGVAILLIISIDRFLIIVQKQDKLSPHRAKVLIVITWTLSLCLSFPLAIGHPSLQIPSRAPQCVFGYTSHPGYHAYVLVLMLVFFFIPFMVMLYTFMGILNTIRHNAIRIHSHPDSICLSQASKLGLMSLQRPFQMKIDMSFKTRAFTTILILFSVFTVCWAPFAAYSLVSTFSSGFYLKDTFFEISTWLLWLCYLKSALNPLIYYWRIKKFRDACLDMMPKYFKFLPQLPGHTKRRIRPSAVYVCGEHRSVV